The sequence below is a genomic window from Streptococcus pantholopis.
ATTTTCATTTATAAATGAGTAATGAACAGTGCCGGAGCAAGAGTGAAACTATTACGGTGTTCTGTCCTGTTCTCTAACCGTCTGAACTTAACAGCCTGCCGCACCCTTCTAGTCGTCTTGGCAGAGGTGCGCAGACGAAATCATAGATTTCTGGCTTACCGTCAGCCGTAGTCGTCTGAAGGCTTTATCGTCTTGACAGACGACCGCACCCTTCTAGTCGTCTTGGCAGAGGTGCGCAGACGAAATCATAGATTTCTGGCTTACCGTCATTTTCTTTTTTCGTTCTAATGGGTTTTGTATCTTATGGGGGTGTGGAATGAGGCTGCATTTAGATTATAAAAAAGCTTTCGTTTTGCTTGTCGGGATAATGTCTGTTTTGATGATTGGACTTATCTATATACGGGGGACGGCTTCGCCTGCGGTTGCTGGTCAAAAGAAGATTGGTGTGACTTATATGACCATGAATAATGATTTTTATAAAATCTTAAATGCTGAAATTAAAAAAAGTGTCAGTGAACATGATGATATTTTGTATGTCAGAGATCCAGAACTTGATGAAGGCAAGCAGAGTGAGCAGATTGCTTACTTTATTGAGCAAAAAGTAGATGTTATAGTCATTAATCCGGTTAAAAGTGACAGCAAGCCAGTGATTGGTACACTGAAAAAGGCTCAGAAGAAGGGAATTAAGATTGTGGCTGTTGATACACAGTTACAGGGAATTAAAGCGGACTCGACAATTGTTTCGGATAACTATCAAGCAGGCGTGCTGAATGCACAGAATATGATGGCTGTTCTTAAGCAGGCTGATATTTTACTTTTAGAGCATTCGAACACTGTTTCTGCTACTGAAAGGATTAAAGGCTTTCTGGATACAATTGATGGACGGGCTAATTACCGTGTTGTTGCCCGTAAGGATACGCTCGGTCAGACAGAAGTAGGGTTGCCTGAGGTTAGAGAAGTTATTGAGCAGGGGATATCGTTCAAT
It includes:
- a CDS encoding substrate-binding domain-containing protein yields the protein MRLHLDYKKAFVLLVGIMSVLMIGLIYIRGTASPAVAGQKKIGVTYMTMNNDFYKILNAEIKKSVSEHDDILYVRDPELDEGKQSEQIAYFIEQKVDVIVINPVKSDSKPVIGTLKKAQKKGIKIVAVDTQLQGIKADSTIVSDNYQAGVLNAQNMMAVLKQADILLLEHSNTVSATERIKGFLDTIDGRANYRVVARKDTLGQTEVGLPEVREVIEQGISFNVVMALNDRSALGALAAVKETKLSEKVYIYGIDGSPDMKNLLAGTDDVQATVAQSPIEMGEKTAEVIYLLAANKAVKQKYTIPVELISKETIGQYDITGWQ